A region of the Leptospira noumeaensis genome:
CATTTGGTCTAACAAATCGCAAACAAGAATTTCTTTCGGCAAATAACCTAAAAGATGGGAAGCAACTCGTTTGCCAATCCTTCCAAATCCTAAAATTCCAATGGTAGAGCCACCAATCCTTTCCCCATAAGGCCTTGTCCATTCACCACGTCGAATTTCACGATCCGAATAAGTTACCTTTCGCATTGCATCTACAATCAAACTTAGGGCAAGCTCAGAAACAGCCGGGGATACGGCATCAGGCGTATATGCAACAGCAATTCCTTTCTCTTTGCAGAGATCCAATGGAACACTATCTAAACCAACTCCCACACGAGAGATTAATTTTAATGAATTCGTAGTTGTCACTAGAGGAGTTAATTCTTCTGTACCGGCGATCAAAGCGTCAAAATTTTGCGCTGCCTCGGTTACCTCAGACGGTTTCATTTTTCGACCAAGTGGATTAACAACCACCTGACAACCATTTGACTCCAAAACCTCAAGAGCCTTAGGACTTGTTCGGCAAAATGGAAATGTAGAAACAAAAATTTTATGCATACTTAAATGTTATTATATTGAAAAAAATACAATTTCCATTGATGAAGCACTATTCCACTCATCAATTTTGTTTTTGTAAAAAATCTTCATAAGCCAAAGCCACTCCAGCCCTTAGCTCCACTTGGTGTTTCCAACCCATTCGGTGTAATTTAGAAACATCTAATAATTTTCTAGGTGTTCCATCTGGTTTTGTTAGATCAAAAGTTAAATCTCCCGGATAACCGACAACCGCCTTTACCGTTTCTGCAAGTTCCTTAATACTCACTTCGATTCCGGATCCTACGTTGACATGTTCGCCACCTTTCGGGTCACCTGACACATCATAGTTTTGCATTAAGAAAACACAGGCTCTTGCCATATCTTCTGAGTATAAAAATTCTCTTAGCGGATTTCCAGTTCCCCAAATCACTACTTCAGGTAATTTGTTGACCTTTGCTTCATGAAAACGACGAATGAGAGCTGGCAATACATGGGAATTTTCAGGATGGTAGTTATCACCCGGTCCATATAAATTTGTTGGCATAACAGATATATAATTAGTATTATATTGACGATTGTACGATTGACACATCACAATACCGGCAATTTTTGCAACCGCATAAGGTTCATTTGTTGGCTCTAGTTTACCATCCAACAACTGACCTTCTTCCATGGGTTGTTTTGCAAATTTTGGATAAATACAAGAAGATCCTAAAAAACATAATTTTTTCACACCGTAGCGGTAGGATGCATCAATGATATTATTTTGAATTTGCAGATTAGAAAAAATAAATTCAGCCGGATAAGTATTATTTGCATGGATCCCACCGACTTTAGCGGCAGCCAGGAAAACATATTCAGGTTTTTCCTTAGCGAAATAATCCAAAACCATAGATTGGTTTGCTAAATCCATTTCAGAATGGGATCTGCCAATTACATTTTTATACCCTAATTGGTTTAAAACTTTTACTAAAGCAGAACCAACTAGTCCCCGGTGACCGGCAACATAGATCTTTGAAGATTGATTCATTAAAGCATTTTCCATTAACGATTAAGATAAAAATAAGTAAGTAATTTCATTTTCAAAATCAGGTTAATTCTTCCGCAATTTCACCTAACTTTTCTACTTCGGCTTTTAGGGCCTCGTATTCTCGTTTTTTGATTTCATAAAAATGTAAGGTGATTCTAGCCTTCTCTTCAATTCCTTGAGGAGTTAGTAGATAGGTGTAAGAAAGTTTATTTTTATTATTTCGAAAGTTATTCATTTTGATGAGGCCCTTATCCAAAAAGGCTTTCAAAATATAGTTCACCTTACCCAAACTAAGACCCAAGACGTCTGATGCGTCCCTCTGGGATAAATGAGGATTCTCCTCAAGCAATTGTAATAACTTGAGGTGGTGGTCATGGTATTGGAAGGATTCTTTCATGGCGGAAAAGTTCCGAAGAAGGTAGTGAGCCCAAGAACTAAGCATAGCTTCGCCCCCTGAGTCCCATTATTTTTACAAAATGTGTTCAGTGTTTGAACGAAGTAAAGAAATTTTTGTTCAAGTTTTGAACAAAAATTGTCAGGCCAACTAACCGGCAGAGGGAGGATACCCTCGGCTCCGAATCCAGTAAGACACATTAGAAACCAAACCAACCA
Encoded here:
- a CDS encoding GDP-L-fucose synthase family protein, producing MNQSSKIYVAGHRGLVGSALVKVLNQLGYKNVIGRSHSEMDLANQSMVLDYFAKEKPEYVFLAAAKVGGIHANNTYPAEFIFSNLQIQNNIIDASYRYGVKKLCFLGSSCIYPKFAKQPMEEGQLLDGKLEPTNEPYAVAKIAGIVMCQSYNRQYNTNYISVMPTNLYGPGDNYHPENSHVLPALIRRFHEAKVNKLPEVVIWGTGNPLREFLYSEDMARACVFLMQNYDVSGDPKGGEHVNVGSGIEVSIKELAETVKAVVGYPGDLTFDLTKPDGTPRKLLDVSKLHRMGWKHQVELRAGVALAYEDFLQKQN
- a CDS encoding phosphoglycerate dehydrogenase, giving the protein MHKIFVSTFPFCRTSPKALEVLESNGCQVVVNPLGRKMKPSEVTEAAQNFDALIAGTEELTPLVTTTNSLKLISRVGVGLDSVPLDLCKEKGIAVAYTPDAVSPAVSELALSLIVDAMRKVTYSDREIRRGEWTRPYGERIGGSTIGILGFGRIGKRVASHLLGYLPKEILVCDLLDQMESITRFSESAIQIAKMNGILGKNWNETSITQVDLETLLKNSDAITIHVPLTKDTKNLLDQSKLSLLKSNAILINTARGGIVNENDLYHSLKEGKFSAAAMDVFDEEPYKGPLCELENVILTQHMGSCSNDCREDMEREAAENVVGFFSGGSWERVV
- a CDS encoding MarR family EPS-associated transcriptional regulator — its product is MKESFQYHDHHLKLLQLLEENPHLSQRDASDVLGLSLGKVNYILKAFLDKGLIKMNNFRNNKNKLSYTYLLTPQGIEEKARITLHFYEIKKREYEALKAEVEKLGEIAEELT